A DNA window from Kitasatospora atroaurantiaca contains the following coding sequences:
- a CDS encoding FadR/GntR family transcriptional regulator, with product MSLTDKAITQIRELIRSGALPPGSKLPPEPELAAQLGLSRNLAREAVKALAVARILEVRRGDGTYVTSLQPSLLLEGLGGAVELLQGDSAAVQDLIEVRRLLEPVATSLAATRISDEQLAEVERHLEAMREAHDDVELLNAHDAAFHRAVIAATGNETLLTLLEGISGRTLRARTWRGLVDAQASDRTIAEHEAIFRALSIRDASLSQAAALMHVSNTALWLSEHLHSGEALPWA from the coding sequence GTGTCTCTGACGGACAAGGCGATCACGCAGATCCGGGAGCTGATCCGCAGCGGAGCGCTGCCACCGGGCTCGAAGCTCCCCCCGGAGCCGGAGCTGGCCGCCCAGCTCGGCCTCTCCCGCAATCTCGCCCGGGAGGCCGTGAAGGCGTTGGCCGTCGCCCGGATCCTGGAGGTCCGACGGGGCGACGGCACCTACGTGACCAGCCTCCAGCCGAGCCTGCTCCTCGAGGGGCTCGGCGGCGCGGTGGAGCTGCTGCAGGGCGATTCCGCCGCGGTGCAGGATCTCATCGAGGTACGGCGACTCCTGGAACCGGTCGCCACGTCTCTGGCCGCAACCCGGATCTCCGACGAGCAGCTGGCCGAGGTAGAGCGGCACCTGGAGGCCATGCGCGAAGCGCATGACGACGTGGAACTGCTCAACGCCCACGACGCCGCGTTCCACCGTGCCGTCATCGCGGCCACGGGCAACGAGACCCTGCTCACCCTCCTGGAGGGCATCTCCGGGCGCACGCTGCGCGCCCGCACCTGGCGCGGTCTGGTCGACGCCCAGGCCTCGGACCGGACCATCGCCGAGCACGAGGCGATCTTCCGAGCGCTGTCGATCCGCGACGCCTCCCTCAGCCAGGCCGCCGCGTTGATGCACGTCAGCAACACCGCGCTGTGGCTGAGCGAGCACTTGCATTCGGGAGAAGCCCTCCCGTGGGCGTGA
- a CDS encoding aldo/keto reductase, giving the protein MARRKIMNTSVELTELGFGASVIGNLYRVTPPHDAQAAIEAAWESGIRYFDTAPHYGLGLSERRLGAVLRDRPRDAYVVSSKVGRLLVPNERPHGLDSEGFVVPDDLRRQWDFSRDGVLRSIEATLERTGLDRLDVVYLHDPDDHWRQAADEAMPALAELRDQGVVGAIGAGMNQSAMLARFLRETPADVVMLAGRYTLLDQSALDDVLPAARALGKSVVAVGVFNSGLLSRDRPAQGMTYDYREAPPAVVARALAIAEVCAAHGTTLPAAAVAFPYSHPSIINVTLGMRTAEQVGRNVDLHRQHIPEALWEDLRARELIRSDVPVTNRTGRSARCL; this is encoded by the coding sequence ATGGCCCGCCGGAAGATCATGAACACTTCCGTCGAGCTCACCGAACTGGGCTTCGGGGCCTCCGTGATAGGCAACCTCTACCGCGTCACCCCTCCTCACGACGCACAGGCCGCGATCGAGGCGGCCTGGGAGTCCGGCATCCGGTACTTCGACACGGCGCCGCACTACGGGCTCGGCCTGTCCGAGCGACGTCTGGGAGCCGTCCTGCGGGACCGTCCGCGCGACGCGTACGTCGTCTCCTCCAAGGTCGGCCGCCTGCTCGTCCCCAACGAGCGGCCGCACGGGCTCGACAGCGAAGGTTTCGTGGTGCCGGACGACCTTCGCAGGCAGTGGGACTTCAGCCGTGACGGAGTGCTCCGCTCCATCGAGGCGACCTTGGAACGCACTGGCCTGGACCGCCTGGACGTCGTCTACCTGCACGACCCCGACGACCACTGGAGGCAGGCCGCCGACGAGGCCATGCCGGCCCTGGCGGAGCTGCGTGATCAGGGAGTGGTCGGCGCGATCGGCGCAGGAATGAACCAGTCGGCCATGCTCGCCCGCTTCCTGCGCGAGACCCCGGCCGACGTGGTGATGCTCGCGGGTCGCTACACCCTCCTCGACCAGTCCGCCCTCGACGACGTCCTGCCCGCCGCGCGGGCACTCGGCAAGAGCGTGGTGGCCGTCGGTGTGTTCAACTCGGGACTGCTCTCCCGCGACCGGCCGGCGCAGGGCATGACGTACGACTACCGGGAAGCTCCCCCGGCCGTCGTCGCCCGCGCCCTGGCGATCGCCGAGGTCTGCGCGGCGCACGGAACGACGTTGCCCGCTGCAGCGGTCGCGTTCCCGTACAGCCATCCCAGTATCATCAACGTCACCCTCGGCATGCGGACGGCGGAACAGGTCGGACGGAACGTGGATCTCCACCGTCAGCACATCCCCGAGGCTCTCTGGGAGGATCTCCGCGCCCGGGAACTCATCAGGTCGGACGTGCCCGTCACGAACAGGACCGGAAGGAGTGCGCGGTGTCTCTGA